The window ATTCTTTAAAACCGGTATTTCTAATTTATCTTGTAAATAGTGTTTATTAATATTCGTTAACTTTAAAATCATCAGTCGTCCTCCCTTACTGAACGATGACGTCTTCAGATGATTGATCACTGTCATCATGAATCGAATCACTCGATGGTTCATCTATTATTTCTTCTAACTCGACACGCCCTTCTTCAGTCACTTCACCAAAGTTTTCTTCAAAAGTACCTTCAAGGTTTTCCTCAACTTCTAATTCATCCATTGGTAAATATCCTCCTGAACCTTCAAATCGTTCACAAGGCATTCCTTCACTCAATCGCTCATCTGGAAAGGCAATATAATCGTCTAATGTTAATCCATCTATTATTTCATAACGCATCCATTCCTCATCAAAATCCCCTAATTGAACTTCGCGTTTTTCTAATTTATTGTCCTCTGTTGCTACCCAAACATAAGCTTGATCCCCTTCGTGAACTAGATAGTAGTCATATAGCCAAACTCCATCCTTAACTTCATCTTGACCATAATCTAATTCAATGTAGACATGTTGCCCTAAAATTAGACCAACTGCTGACTGTAGTTCAATATAAAAGGGATAAGTTGTCGCTGATTCCGTATTTTGTTCATAGTAATTGTTATTATTTGATGACTCGGTACTTTCTAAATCCACACTTGTAATAATCCCATTCCATGTTTGTGTTTCATCAACTCGTGAACGAATGATAACCGGCTGTTCCGTTTGCAACAACCAAACACTTTGCTCGCTTACTTTTCCTTTCACGCGATAATCTTTTGTCGATAGTAACGTCATGTAAGCTTCGCTTTGTCCATACATATCCATTCCTGTTTCACTAATTGATTTAACGACTCCTGCTACCGAGCTTTTGACCACTGAGTTTTCTAGTGATAATTTAAGTTGATCAATTTCAACTTGTTTACTTTTAACATCATATTCTGCTCGTTTCAACTCACTTTCAGCATTCAAAATTTGTGAGGTATATTCTAACTTTTCATCTGCTGATACTGAATCCTTTTGAGAGTTTAACAATTTAATTTGTTCCTTTAAGCTCGTAATAGAAGCTGTTAATCGTTCAAGTTCTAACTCAGCTTGACTTAGTTTTAGACTCATTTCATCTGTATCATAAGCAAATAATTCCGTTCCTTCTTCAACTTTATCGCCAACTTTGACGTATAATTCTTTTATTTTTCGTTCTTCATTGCGATTAATTTGAATGGTTTCTTGTGGTTCAACGATACCACTGTATCGATTGACTAAACCGCTACCACTTCCAAGTCCCGTAATCATCGAAACAGAATCAACATATGCTGTTAATTCATCGTTAGATGATCCCCTGCTTAAAATAAAAAATCCCATCGCTAAAACAATCACAATGATTAGTCCGCTTATTATTGTCATTTTTAGTTTTTTCATTTTCCCCATTCTTTAATTCCTCCTAACTTTACTAAATTATACCACATAATACTTGGATTATTATGGAATAAACTAAATTTAAGAAAAGATTAAGAATTTGATGGATGATCCGTTTTTGATTATTCTGTCGTTACAAAAACGAACTAAACTAAGTCATAACTAAGCTAGTTAATAAACCCTCTAACTTTTCATAAAAATACAGACCTTACTTTATTTTTATATTTGATGAAGTATTATCGGGTTAAATTTCGACATTTTCAAACATTCTGATGACTATTTTTAACTATTTCACCTCTACAATAAGTAAATATATTCCAATTAATGATATGAAGCCTGTAATTTTTGATGAAGTATAGGTTTATTTTTAAAAGTATAGTAAAATGGAATCAATCAATTAAAGACTAGGAGTTAGATGAATGCAAGCAGAATGGAGAATCGAATTAGATACAAACGTATACGGATGTTATGAAAAACAATTAACAATTGATGAAGGTGAAACAACACGCTTAGCAACCGACGAAGAATATCATAACTTTTTACAAGAATTAATGACAGTCGAGATAGATGAATTAAAAGACGCTTATTTAATTGAACGACTTGATTTATTTCGTCAACATTTTGAAGCTTTAAATTTCGAAACTGAATTCTTTCACGCTTGGAATGAAGTGGCAGCCAACAGTTATACCGAATACGCAAAAATCGAACATAAAGAAAATAAAGATCTTGTCGCGACTTATAAAGTCATTACTTTACAAGGACTTTCTGAAACGAATGAAATTATCGATGTTGTTGGGGAAATCGAATCAATTCCTCCAAAACAATATGAGATTGCTAAAGATTCAAAAATCGGTTCGATTAAACTTCAATTATTAGATATGGGAATCACCGAAATCAAAGCATAATAAAAGAGACGGACTTCTTACCGAAGTCCGTCTTTTTATTCTTGTTCTGTTGGCGCTTGCTTACGACCGTAGAAAATATCTGAATCAATTTGATTAAATGATTTTCCAACTAAAACTGCCGTTACTAACGTTCCATTAACATTTAACATTGTACGACCCATATCTAAGATTGGATCAATTGCAATAATTCCTGCAACTAATGGGAAATATTCACCTAATCCCATTCCTGATAAAACAACTGAAATCGCCATTGTGGCAGAACCAGGTAATCCTGCAATTCCGAATGAAGCTAAGGCAATCATGATCACAAGCATGATAATGAATGTCATATCAATTGGTGTGCCGGTCATATTGGCAACCATAATAGCAACCATAGCTGGATAAATTCCTGCACATCCGTTCATCCCAGCATTCGACCCTAAGCTCCCAACAAATGTCGCTATCCCATTATCTAGTCCAACATTTTCCGTTAACTTTTCAATACTAACTGGTAATGTTCCAAGAGAAGAACGTGACGTGAAAGCTAGAACTAAGGCATCTAACACATTTTTCACATAACGGAATGGATTTAATCCATTGACGGCAATTAAAATTAGGTGGACTCCAAACATGACGGCAACTGCTAGATAAAGAGCAATAATAAAATCAATAACCTCAGCTAATGCTGCCACCCCACGACCAGCAATGGTATTAGCTAATAACGCAATAACCGCATAAGGCATCCATTTAATAATTGTCATAGCCACACTTAAAATGATCTTATAAAAAGCTTCGACTAAATCGATAAATGGTTTAACAATGTCATAATATTTTTTAGTTTGACGTTTCGTTGCTAATCCTAAAAAAGCAGCAAAGATAACAACCGCTACGACATTTCCACTTGCCATAGCCTCAACTGGATTAGATGGAATTAATCCTCTAAGTGTATCGACTAAAGAACTAACCTCACGAATAGAAGCATCTCCAGCGATTAAATTTGAACCAACACCTAGTTGGAACGCATTTCCAACAATAAGTCCAATAATCGCAGCAATAGCTGTTGTTCCAATTAACGTTCCAAGCGTACGAGCCGTTAATTTCCCTAAATTCTCACCTTGTTTCATGTTAATAATGACACGAATAATTGAGACGAAAATTAATGGAACAACTAACATTTTTAATAAATCCATAAATCCGTTAGCGAATAAACCGTACCACTTATTAATTTCAGCGATAAAAGGTACTTCTAATGGGGCATCAGGAAATCCTCCAACAAATTGAATGAGTAATCCTAAAACTAAACCAATTCCTGTGGCGCTAAGCATTCGAGTTGAAAATTTAACTTTTTTCTTCTCTAATTGCTTCATTACAAAGAAAAGCCCCAACAAGATCGCAATAAAAATTAACGTTTTAACATCTGTTAAATATAAAAAGTCTTTAAAAAATGAACTTTGCATGAGTCACTCTAACCTCCAATAACTTAATTAGGAACGACTTCTTTTGAAGTCTCCCCTTTATCCCTCCACTACTTCTTAAAAAACCAAATGTCTTCCCCATTCATTCCCCATTTTCTCTTCCATCATTTAAACCCTTCACCATGACTTTTTAGTTCAGAAAGAGTGAATGATATTAGTTTTAATGAAAACTTAAATAAATGGTTAACCTATCATCCTCATAAAAAACTAGACTTTATCATTTTATGATTTATTTCATGTTTAGTGCTAAATTAAAACTCCTTCATTTAACCTTAAAAATCACTGTGATCCTCTCATTTATGAGTAAGCACTAGGTTGCTTATGACCATTCATTTGAATCTATCATTTGAAACTCCCCTATGTACGACTTACCAGCTCATTTTTAATAATAAACCATCTCATCTTGATACGATCTCACGACCGTTTTAAAATGAACTGAATTAATCCAAAATAAGACATGGTATTTTATCCTCTTATTACCTTACATGATTTGAACTATTTTTTCAATATGGTATGAAACTCTAAACTTATTTTTCATTCCCCCATCATTGAAATCATTTTTATAAGAGCTTTATTACTATCATAAAGGATTTATCTTTTATTTGCCACTTTATCGCTTATAAAAAAATCTCATTCTATGCATGGTAAACATTTTTGTGACTCTTTTATTGCCAACGCATCGTTGAAAGTTCCGTAGAATGTAGACGTTCAACGTATAATCCAATGATAAACTCATCTCTTATCTCACGGTTGGCCATCATATACTGACCGTAAAGAGATTTTAATTGTTTTTGCTCCTCTTCTGACTCTACAGCATAGAGTTGCATGTTACAAGGGCGCTTTAATAAATTAGCACCAATGTACATTTTTTCATCAATAATATAGACGGTTGGTAAAAACTTTAGAAAACTATCCGCCATGACCTTAAAATTAGTTCGACGCTTAATTTGTGAAACCAATATATCTGTTTTATGTTTTAATAAAAGATATAAACATCCACAAAGCGTTATGACCACTAAAAACATTAAAAGTTTCATTGCTTGGATCGCCTGAACCCCCACAAATAAAAAGCTAGCGACAATTAAAAAAAGGAAACACCAAGTTTTTAAGGTTTTTATTCGCTTTTCTTTTTTTAAATCAATTTCAATTTGCACTGATTCATATAAGACACGATGAAACAACGCTAAAAATTCATCATCTTCTAAGTCTAAAACCTCACGTGAGGTAACAATATTCGCTTTAAATGAAGTTGGCAACTGTAAACTAACAAAAAGATCGGGATTAATCTCTGAAACGTATAGTTCCAGCTTACTTTTCGCCTGTCTTAGTTGTTCAAGCACTTCATTCATTGAACATGCTCGTAGTGATCGATAATTTGATAAATCCATCCTCTAGCCATCCTTCCATCCTAATTACATACTAGTATGGACATTTAGCATAAAAATATCCAAAAAAAACAATTAATCAAACTTCAATTGAGTCTAAAATTACATCTACTTTACTCATTAACCCTTTAGTCAAAAGCAAAAGAATTATCAAAGATATATCTATTTTTAAATAGATAATTCGATATAAAAAGAGCAAAACTACTCGCTAGTTTTGCTCTTTTTTAGAAGTTTCACTTCTTCATAATAAATGACTCCCCCTCATCATGGAGCTAGTCATAAAATCATAAATACTATGACACATTAACGCGTTGAACTCTTTTTTGATTTCTATCAGTTAAACTAGACTTAGCCTGTCTAATGATCCTTTTTAGATGGTCGCTTCAACAAACGTTCAACAAAAATTGCCACTGCCCCATCCCCTGTTACATTCGTTGCCGTTCCAAAACTATCTTGTGCTGCATGAAGCGCAATCATTAATGGAATTTCTAATGTTTTAAAACCTAGCATCGACTCTAATAAACCTAATGCTGCCATCACCCCACCACCAGGAACTCCAGGTGCTGCAATCATAATGACACCTAGCATCAAAATAAAGGGGAAATACTGCCCCAACGTTGGTGTTTGCCCATTCATAAAGAAAATAGCCATTGAGGTTAATACAAGAGTCATGGTATCCCCTGCAATATGAATCGTTGCTGATAAAGGAATCACAAATTCACAAATCTCTTCATCCACCTGATTAGATTTTGTACATTCAAGTGTTACCGGAATCGTTGCTGCTGAGGATTGTGTTCCAACAGCTGTTAAATAAGCAGGTAACATATTTTTTAGTAACTTTAATGGATTTTGTCGCTTAATTCCACCAGCAACTATATATAAAAGCAGTAAATAAGCCACTTGAAGTATGAATAACACTACATATACCATTAAAAAGGATTGAATGGTTACAAAAATCTCACCACTATAACTTAGCTCTGAAAAGACTGATCCGATATAAAATGGAACAAGTGGAACAATGACTTGACTGATCACCCCCATCACAATCTCACTAAAATCATGACAAACCTTTAAGAGTGGACTTTCAGTTTTAGATCCTAATCCAATTCCAAGTACAAAAGCAAAAACTAACGCACTCATCACACTCATCATAGCTGGAATTTCAATCGTAAAAATGGGTGAAACGGTTGCCCCTTCATTCGGTAAAATCCCTACTTTACCCATAAATGCTGGTAAAAAAATGTGTCCAATGATAAAAGCAATGAATCCAGCACTAATCGTTGAAAGATAGGCAAGTCCTGTCGTTAATAACAATCCTTTTCCAGACTCTCTCCCAAGAGAGGCAATCCCTGGAACAATTAGCCCAATAATAATTAAAGGAATCACAAAGGATAAGAAGGTCCCAAATAACTGGCGAAACGTAGCCATAATTGCAATTGGCCATTCTATATTGCTGGTCTGACAAATCACCCCCAGACTAATTCCGATAACAAGCCAAATCATAATACGCGCAATTAACGGTAATTTTTTCATACTTTCATCCTCCTTTTTCTCTATTAATGATTGATACTATTATCACTAAAAAAATAAAAAATTTCAAACTTTTTCCATAAAAATGAAAAATTTATTTTTAACTACCACTTTTTAAGCCA of the Turicibacter sp. TJ11 genome contains:
- a CDS encoding dicarboxylate/amino acid:cation symporter; its protein translation is MKKLPLIARIMIWLVIGISLGVICQTSNIEWPIAIMATFRQLFGTFLSFVIPLIIIGLIVPGIASLGRESGKGLLLTTGLAYLSTISAGFIAFIIGHIFLPAFMGKVGILPNEGATVSPIFTIEIPAMMSVMSALVFAFVLGIGLGSKTESPLLKVCHDFSEIVMGVISQVIVPLVPFYIGSVFSELSYSGEIFVTIQSFLMVYVVLFILQVAYLLLLYIVAGGIKRQNPLKLLKNMLPAYLTAVGTQSSAATIPVTLECTKSNQVDEEICEFVIPLSATIHIAGDTMTLVLTSMAIFFMNGQTPTLGQYFPFILMLGVIMIAAPGVPGGGVMAALGLLESMLGFKTLEIPLMIALHAAQDSFGTATNVTGDGAVAIFVERLLKRPSKKDH
- a CDS encoding cation:dicarboxylate symporter family transporter encodes the protein MQSSFFKDFLYLTDVKTLIFIAILLGLFFVMKQLEKKKVKFSTRMLSATGIGLVLGLLIQFVGGFPDAPLEVPFIAEINKWYGLFANGFMDLLKMLVVPLIFVSIIRVIINMKQGENLGKLTARTLGTLIGTTAIAAIIGLIVGNAFQLGVGSNLIAGDASIREVSSLVDTLRGLIPSNPVEAMASGNVVAVVIFAAFLGLATKRQTKKYYDIVKPFIDLVEAFYKIILSVAMTIIKWMPYAVIALLANTIAGRGVAALAEVIDFIIALYLAVAVMFGVHLILIAVNGLNPFRYVKNVLDALVLAFTSRSSLGTLPVSIEKLTENVGLDNGIATFVGSLGSNAGMNGCAGIYPAMVAIMVANMTGTPIDMTFIIMLVIMIALASFGIAGLPGSATMAISVVLSGMGLGEYFPLVAGIIAIDPILDMGRTMLNVNGTLVTAVLVGKSFNQIDSDIFYGRKQAPTEQE
- a CDS encoding efflux RND transporter periplasmic adaptor subunit, with the translated sequence MGKMKKLKMTIISGLIIVIVLAMGFFILSRGSSNDELTAYVDSVSMITGLGSGSGLVNRYSGIVEPQETIQINRNEERKIKELYVKVGDKVEEGTELFAYDTDEMSLKLSQAELELERLTASITSLKEQIKLLNSQKDSVSADEKLEYTSQILNAESELKRAEYDVKSKQVEIDQLKLSLENSVVKSSVAGVVKSISETGMDMYGQSEAYMTLLSTKDYRVKGKVSEQSVWLLQTEQPVIIRSRVDETQTWNGIITSVDLESTESSNNNNYYEQNTESATTYPFYIELQSAVGLILGQHVYIELDYGQDEVKDGVWLYDYYLVHEGDQAYVWVATEDNKLEKREVQLGDFDEEWMRYEIIDGLTLDDYIAFPDERLSEGMPCERFEGSGGYLPMDELEVEENLEGTFEENFGEVTEEGRVELEEIIDEPSSDSIHDDSDQSSEDVIVQ